The proteins below come from a single Comamonas antarctica genomic window:
- a CDS encoding putative Na+/H+ antiporter, producing the protein MTDNPIQWIAAALFALALAHTFAAKQLERLSHRFPRHAGFFHLLGEVEVVFGFWAIILVIFMAFFMGGLAALEYAESRNYTEPLFVFVVMVIAASRPVLWTVTAATRKLAQLAPVRTCVAMVWLGLAAVPLLGSAVTEPAAMTIAALMLAPLAFRTDIPASSKYLALGVLFVNISIGGTLTAYAAPPVLMVASAWNWDSAFMFQNFGWKAALAVLVNATLATLVIRPHLKDAPADMQDAGRESIPLTVVAVHLLLLAAVVVFAHHPVVFLGLFLMFMGYTHAYARHQSPLILKEALLVAFFLAGLVVLGGMQRWWLQPIVSGLEPIALFLGALGLTAITDNAALTYLGSLIQGISDESKYMLVAGAVAGGGLTVIANAPNPAGVALLKRGFTEETVSAAGLLLGALLPTSVAALALLFL; encoded by the coding sequence ATGACCGACAATCCTATCCAATGGATAGCCGCGGCTTTGTTCGCCCTGGCCCTTGCACACACCTTCGCTGCCAAGCAGCTTGAAAGACTCTCCCACCGCTTTCCGCGCCATGCAGGCTTTTTTCATCTGCTGGGCGAGGTCGAGGTGGTCTTTGGCTTCTGGGCCATCATCCTGGTCATCTTCATGGCCTTCTTCATGGGTGGGCTGGCAGCGCTGGAATACGCGGAATCACGCAACTACACCGAACCGCTGTTCGTCTTCGTAGTGATGGTGATCGCCGCCTCCCGACCCGTGCTTTGGACCGTCACGGCAGCCACCCGCAAGCTGGCGCAGCTGGCACCGGTCAGGACCTGCGTGGCGATGGTCTGGCTGGGATTGGCAGCCGTGCCCTTGCTGGGGTCCGCAGTGACCGAGCCCGCCGCCATGACGATCGCTGCCCTGATGCTCGCGCCGCTGGCCTTTCGCACGGACATTCCCGCAAGCTCCAAGTACCTGGCCCTGGGTGTGCTGTTCGTCAACATCTCCATCGGTGGCACGCTGACGGCCTATGCCGCGCCGCCCGTGCTGATGGTGGCCAGCGCCTGGAACTGGGACAGTGCCTTCATGTTCCAGAACTTTGGCTGGAAAGCGGCGCTGGCGGTGCTCGTCAACGCCACCCTTGCGACGCTGGTGATCCGCCCGCACCTGAAGGATGCCCCCGCTGACATGCAGGATGCCGGCAGGGAATCCATCCCCCTCACGGTTGTCGCCGTCCATCTGCTGCTGCTTGCCGCCGTCGTGGTATTTGCCCACCATCCGGTGGTGTTTCTGGGCCTCTTCCTGATGTTCATGGGCTATACCCATGCCTACGCCCGCCATCAGTCGCCGTTGATCCTGAAGGAGGCGCTGCTGGTGGCGTTCTTCCTGGCGGGGCTGGTCGTGCTCGGCGGCATGCAGCGGTGGTGGCTGCAACCCATCGTTTCCGGACTGGAGCCCATCGCCCTGTTTCTGGGCGCGCTGGGCCTGACGGCGATCACAGACAACGCCGCGCTCACATATCTCGGTTCTTTGATCCAGGGCATCTCCGACGAGTCCAAGTACATGCTGGTCGCCGGTGCGGTGGCGGGTGGCGGCCTGACCGTGATTGCCAACGCGCCCAATCCAGCCGGGGTGGCCTTGCTGAAGCGCGGCTTCACGGAGGAGACCGTGAGTGCGGCAGGCCTGCTTCTGGGGGCATTGCTGCCCACCAGCGTGGCGGCCCTGGCACTGCTTTTCCTCTGA
- the gatB gene encoding Asp-tRNA(Asn)/Glu-tRNA(Gln) amidotransferase subunit GatB, with translation MTAKLIHGYEVVIGFETHTQLATQSKIFSRAATAFGAEPNTQACAVDMALPGTLPVMNRKAVECAIKLGLALGSHIAPRSIFARKNYFYPDLPKGYQISQFEIPVVQGGEVSFFLGEEKKTVRLVRAHLEEDAGKSLHEDFIGQSGIDLNRAGTPLLEIVTEPDMRSSEEAVAYARELHKIVTWIGICDGNMQEGSFRCDANVSVRKPGGPLGTRREIKNLNSFKNMQQAIDYEIRWQIEELEDGRQIQQATVLFNPDTGETRAMRTKEDAADYRYFPDPDLPPLVVAESWVEQVRGAMPELPRQRAARFVADYGLPEYDATTLTQSQDMASYFEAVAQACNQPKLASNWIMGEISRRLNTEEIGIDQAKVGSAQLAQLIGRISDGTISNNAARQVFEALWAGEAGDDLTSVDALIEAKGLKQMNDSGALEAIIDEVIAANPGNVEQYRAGKDKAFNALVGQVMKASKGKANPGQVNELLKLKLAP, from the coding sequence ATGACTGCCAAACTCATCCACGGCTACGAAGTCGTCATCGGCTTCGAAACCCACACCCAGCTCGCGACCCAGTCGAAGATCTTCAGCCGCGCGGCCACGGCCTTCGGCGCCGAGCCCAACACCCAGGCCTGCGCCGTCGACATGGCGCTGCCCGGCACGCTGCCGGTCATGAACCGCAAGGCCGTCGAGTGCGCCATCAAGCTCGGCCTGGCGCTGGGCTCGCACATCGCGCCGCGCAGCATCTTCGCGCGCAAGAACTACTTCTATCCCGACCTGCCCAAGGGCTACCAGATCAGCCAGTTCGAGATTCCCGTCGTGCAGGGCGGCGAAGTGTCGTTCTTCCTGGGCGAGGAAAAGAAAACCGTGCGCCTGGTGCGCGCCCATTTGGAAGAAGACGCGGGCAAGTCGCTGCACGAGGACTTCATCGGCCAGTCGGGCATCGACCTGAACCGCGCCGGCACGCCGCTGCTGGAGATCGTCACCGAACCCGACATGCGTTCGTCCGAGGAGGCCGTGGCCTATGCGCGCGAGCTGCACAAGATCGTGACCTGGATCGGCATCTGCGATGGCAACATGCAGGAAGGGAGCTTTCGCTGCGACGCCAACGTCTCGGTGCGCAAGCCCGGCGGCCCGCTGGGCACGCGCCGCGAGATCAAGAACCTCAACAGCTTCAAGAACATGCAGCAGGCGATCGACTACGAGATCCGCTGGCAGATCGAGGAGCTCGAGGACGGCCGCCAGATCCAGCAGGCGACGGTGCTGTTCAATCCCGACACCGGCGAGACGCGCGCCATGCGCACCAAGGAAGACGCGGCCGACTACCGCTACTTCCCCGACCCGGACCTGCCGCCGCTGGTGGTGGCCGAGAGCTGGGTCGAGCAGGTGCGCGGCGCGATGCCCGAGCTGCCGCGCCAGCGCGCCGCGCGCTTCGTGGCCGACTACGGCCTGCCCGAGTACGACGCGACGACGCTGACGCAGAGCCAGGACATGGCCAGCTACTTCGAAGCCGTGGCCCAGGCCTGCAACCAGCCCAAGCTGGCGTCGAACTGGATCATGGGCGAGATCTCGCGCCGCCTCAACACCGAGGAAATCGGCATCGACCAGGCCAAGGTCGGCAGCGCCCAGCTGGCGCAGCTGATAGGCCGCATCTCCGATGGCACGATCAGCAACAACGCCGCGCGCCAGGTGTTCGAGGCGCTGTGGGCCGGCGAGGCCGGCGATGACCTGACCAGCGTCGACGCGCTCATCGAGGCCAAGGGCCTCAAGCAGATGAACGACAGCGGCGCGCTCGAAGCCATCATCGATGAAGTCATTGCCGCCAACCCCGGCAACGTGGAGCAGTACCGCGCGGGCAAGGACAAGGCCTTCAACGCGCTGGTCGGCCAGGTGATGAAGGCCTCCAAGGGCAAGGCCAATCCCGGCCAGGTCAACGAGCTCCTGAAATTGAAACTCGCCCCCTGA
- a CDS encoding DUF4124 domain-containing protein — translation MQWMPIIARVSGSAAAAIACAVAPAMAQPRTEAGIYSCTDSQGRRITADRPIAACLDREQRVYGPSGVERARVGPTLTEVEREALAAQRRQQQLAEQRAREEERRLRALVYRYPDKAAHDTERAAAIAQIDDLAALAQRRVADLRTERRKLDAEMEFYAKDPARAPAALRRQVAQNDDAMAEQARYLAAQEQEKRRIHQRFDAELAQLRALWTTPP, via the coding sequence ATGCAGTGGATGCCGATCATCGCCAGGGTTTCGGGGTCGGCAGCCGCTGCCATCGCATGCGCCGTGGCGCCGGCCATGGCCCAGCCTCGAACCGAGGCCGGCATCTACAGCTGTACTGATTCCCAGGGCCGGCGCATCACCGCCGACCGCCCGATTGCCGCCTGCCTCGACCGTGAACAGCGTGTGTACGGCCCCTCGGGCGTGGAACGCGCGCGCGTCGGCCCGACCCTGACCGAGGTGGAGCGCGAGGCGCTGGCGGCGCAGCGCCGCCAGCAGCAACTCGCCGAGCAGCGCGCGCGCGAGGAAGAGCGGCGCCTGCGCGCGCTGGTCTACCGTTACCCCGACAAGGCGGCGCATGATACCGAACGCGCCGCGGCCATTGCCCAGATCGACGACCTGGCGGCGCTGGCGCAGCGCCGCGTCGCCGACCTGCGCACCGAGCGCCGCAAGCTCGATGCCGAAATGGAGTTCTACGCCAAGGACCCGGCGCGCGCGCCCGCGGCGCTGCGCCGCCAGGTCGCCCAGAACGACGACGCAATGGCCGAGCAGGCGCGCTATCTTGCCGCCCAGGAGCAGGAGAAGCGGCGCATCCACCAGCGCTTCGATGCCGAACTGGCGCAGTTGCGCGCGTTGTGGACCACGCCGCCCTGA
- the gatA gene encoding Asp-tRNA(Asn)/Glu-tRNA(Gln) amidotransferase subunit GatA, giving the protein MTSHSTDLHDLSVTALAEQLRTRQVSAVETAQHFLDRAKAQQNLGAYVALNEEATLAQARAADALLATGNAGTLTGVPIAHKDIFVTRDFPTTAGSKILDGYLSPFDATVVTRLAEAGAVTLGKLNCDEFAMGSANENSAVAPVGFDAPAPVRNPWDLSRVPGGSSGGSAVAVAARLAPAVTGTDTGGSIRQPASFCGVTGIKPTYGRASRYGMIAFASSLDQAGPMARSAEDCALLLSAMCGPDLDRDSTSLDRPVENFGATLGNDIAGLRIGVPEEFFGDGLSADVRAAVDAALQEYVKLGAKLVPIHLPRTELSIPVYYILAPAEASSNLSRFDGVKFGHRAKHYTDLVDMYKKTRAEGFGDEVKRRIMIGAYVLSEGYYDAYYLQAQKIRRMIADDFQAAFQHCDVIAGPAAPTVAWELGAKSDPLANYLADIYTLPASLAGLPGMSLPAGFGAGGMPVGLQLIGNYFRESQLLGAAHRFQQATDFHLRRPLAL; this is encoded by the coding sequence ATGACTTCGCATTCCACCGATCTGCACGATCTGAGCGTGACCGCGCTCGCCGAACAACTGCGCACGCGCCAGGTGTCGGCCGTTGAAACCGCCCAGCACTTCCTGGACCGCGCCAAGGCGCAGCAGAACCTGGGCGCCTATGTGGCGCTCAATGAAGAAGCCACGCTGGCCCAGGCGCGCGCCGCCGATGCGCTGCTGGCGACCGGCAACGCCGGCACGCTGACCGGCGTGCCGATTGCGCACAAGGACATCTTCGTCACGCGCGACTTCCCCACCACCGCCGGCTCGAAGATACTGGACGGCTACCTCTCGCCGTTTGACGCGACCGTGGTCACGCGCCTGGCCGAAGCCGGCGCCGTGACGCTGGGCAAGCTCAACTGCGACGAGTTCGCGATGGGTTCGGCCAACGAGAACTCGGCCGTCGCCCCCGTGGGCTTCGACGCGCCCGCGCCGGTGCGCAACCCCTGGGACCTGTCGCGCGTGCCGGGCGGCTCGTCGGGCGGCTCGGCCGTGGCCGTGGCCGCGCGCCTCGCGCCGGCCGTGACCGGCACCGACACCGGCGGCTCGATCCGCCAGCCGGCCTCGTTTTGCGGCGTCACGGGCATCAAGCCGACCTATGGCCGCGCCTCGCGCTACGGCATGATTGCTTTTGCATCGAGCCTGGACCAGGCCGGCCCGATGGCGCGCAGCGCCGAGGACTGCGCACTGCTGCTGAGCGCCATGTGCGGACCCGACCTCGACCGCGACTCGACCTCGCTCGACCGTCCTGTGGAAAACTTCGGCGCGACGCTGGGCAACGACATTGCCGGCCTGCGCATCGGCGTGCCCGAGGAATTCTTCGGCGACGGCCTGTCGGCCGACGTGCGCGCCGCGGTCGATGCCGCGCTGCAGGAATACGTGAAGCTGGGCGCCAAGCTGGTGCCCATCCACCTGCCGCGCACCGAGCTGTCGATTCCGGTCTATTACATCCTGGCGCCGGCCGAGGCGTCGTCCAACCTGTCGCGCTTCGACGGCGTGAAGTTCGGCCACCGCGCCAAGCACTACACCGACCTGGTCGACATGTACAAGAAGACGCGCGCCGAAGGCTTTGGCGACGAGGTCAAGCGCCGCATCATGATCGGCGCCTATGTGCTCAGCGAAGGCTACTACGATGCCTACTACCTGCAGGCGCAGAAGATCCGCCGCATGATTGCCGACGACTTCCAGGCCGCGTTCCAGCACTGCGACGTGATCGCCGGCCCGGCCGCGCCCACGGTGGCCTGGGAACTGGGCGCCAAGAGCGACCCGCTGGCGAACTACCTCGCCGACATCTACACGCTGCCCGCATCGCTGGCCGGCCTGCCCGGCATGAGCCTGCCCGCGGGCTTCGGCGCCGGCGGCATGCCCGTGGGCCTGCAGCTGATCGGCAACTACTTCCGCGAAAGCCAGCTGCTGGGCGCCGCGCACCGCTTCCAGCAAGCCACCGACTTCCACCTGCGCCGCCCCCTGGCCTTGTGA
- a CDS encoding rod shape-determining protein, which produces MFGAFRRYFSTDLAIDLGTANTLIFARDKGIVLDEPSVVAIRHEGGPHGKKVIQAVGSEAKAMLGKVPGNIEAIRPMKDGVIADFVITEQMIKQFIKMVHPRTLLSPSPRIIICVPCGSTQVERRAIKDAAEAAGARTVHLIEEPMAAGIGAGLPVSEASGSMVVDIGGGTTEVGVISLGGMVYKGSVRVGGDKFDESIISYIRRNYGMLIGEPTAELIKKQIGSAFPGSEVREIEVKGRNLSEGVPRSFTISSNEVLEALTEPLNQIVSAVKNALEQTPPELGADIAERGMMLTGGGALLRDLDRLLAEETGLPVLVAEEPLTCVVRGCGMALETLDRQGNIFTSE; this is translated from the coding sequence ATGTTCGGAGCTTTTCGTCGGTATTTCTCCACCGACCTGGCCATTGACCTTGGCACAGCAAACACGCTTATTTTCGCCCGTGACAAAGGCATTGTCCTGGATGAACCCTCGGTTGTCGCGATCCGCCACGAAGGCGGCCCGCATGGCAAGAAGGTGATCCAGGCCGTCGGCAGCGAGGCCAAGGCCATGCTCGGCAAGGTGCCCGGCAACATCGAAGCCATCCGCCCGATGAAGGACGGCGTCATTGCCGACTTCGTCATCACCGAGCAGATGATCAAGCAGTTTATCAAGATGGTGCATCCCCGGACGCTGTTGTCGCCCAGCCCGCGCATCATCATCTGCGTGCCCTGCGGCTCGACCCAGGTCGAGCGCCGCGCCATCAAGGACGCGGCCGAGGCCGCGGGCGCGCGCACCGTGCACCTGATCGAGGAACCGATGGCCGCCGGCATCGGCGCCGGCTTGCCGGTGTCCGAAGCCTCGGGCTCGATGGTTGTCGACATCGGCGGCGGCACGACCGAAGTCGGCGTGATCTCGCTGGGCGGCATGGTCTACAAGGGCTCGGTGCGCGTCGGCGGCGACAAGTTCGACGAAAGCATCATCAGCTACATCCGCCGCAACTACGGCATGCTGATCGGCGAGCCCACCGCGGAACTGATCAAGAAGCAGATCGGCTCGGCCTTCCCCGGCTCCGAAGTGCGCGAGATCGAAGTCAAGGGCCGCAACCTGTCCGAAGGCGTGCCGCGCAGCTTCACGATCTCGAGCAACGAAGTGCTCGAAGCGCTGACCGAACCGCTGAACCAGATCGTCTCGGCCGTGAAGAACGCGCTCGAACAGACCCCGCCCGAACTCGGCGCCGACATCGCCGAACGCGGCATGATGCTGACCGGTGGCGGCGCGCTGCTGCGCGATCTCGACCGCCTGCTGGCCGAGGAAACCGGCCTGCCGGTGCTGGTCGCCGAAGAGCCGCTGACCTGCGTGGTGCGCGGCTGCGGCATGGCGCTGGAAACCCTCGACCGCCAGGGCAACATCTTCACCAGCGAGTGA
- the pyrE gene encoding orotate phosphoribosyltransferase: MVIGDARQDDKNLLALEFVRFAVDAGVLRFGEFKTKAGRMSPYFFNAGLFDDGAKMGRLAEFYAKAILASGMEFDMVFGPAYKGIPLAATVAVELARQGRNVPFAYNRKEAKDHGEGGSLVGAPLQGRVLIIDDVMSAGTAARESIALIKAAGAVPHAVAIALDRQEMATENGQDVPHSAVQYVRHQLGMQVCTIANLADLLFYLDQGTPDAGQSMQEHHARVLAYRQRYGVNDKG; this comes from the coding sequence ATGGTGATAGGTGACGCGCGTCAGGACGACAAGAATCTTCTGGCGCTGGAATTTGTGCGGTTTGCCGTCGACGCAGGCGTGCTGCGCTTTGGCGAATTCAAGACCAAGGCCGGGCGCATGAGCCCGTATTTCTTCAATGCGGGCCTGTTCGACGACGGCGCCAAGATGGGCCGGCTCGCAGAATTCTATGCAAAAGCGATCCTCGCCAGCGGCATGGAGTTCGACATGGTGTTCGGCCCGGCCTACAAGGGCATTCCGCTGGCCGCCACGGTCGCCGTGGAACTCGCGCGCCAGGGCCGCAATGTGCCGTTTGCCTACAACCGCAAGGAAGCCAAGGACCATGGCGAAGGCGGCAGCCTGGTCGGCGCACCGCTCCAGGGCCGGGTGCTGATCATCGACGACGTGATGTCGGCGGGCACGGCGGCGCGCGAGTCGATTGCGCTGATCAAGGCCGCGGGCGCGGTGCCGCATGCCGTGGCGATTGCCCTCGACCGCCAGGAAATGGCCACCGAGAACGGCCAGGACGTGCCGCACAGCGCAGTGCAGTATGTGCGCCACCAGCTGGGCATGCAGGTCTGCACGATTGCCAACCTGGCCGACCTGCTGTTTTATCTGGACCAAGGCACGCCGGATGCCGGACAATCCATGCAGGAACACCATGCCCGCGTGCTGGCCTATCGCCAGCGTTACGGAGTCAACGACAAGGGGTAA
- a CDS encoding exodeoxyribonuclease III — translation MFKLTSLNLNGIRSATTKGVESWIAATAPDCICVQEVKAQAADIAGRFEVLAELRGHFHFAEKKGYSGVGIYSRHEPSDVVVGFGSHEFDAEGRYVEARFDTPARKLSIISSYFPSGSSGELRQSAKFRFLAEMHTHLMRMKGEREFVLCGDINIAHQNNDLKNWRSNQKNSGFTPEERAWMTALLHTTEPTGGLIDVYRHLCPDTTDACYTWWSNRGQAYAKNVGWRLDYHLATPATAALARAEHIYKDVKFSDHAPITVDYEFTL, via the coding sequence TTGTTCAAATTAACCAGCCTCAACCTCAACGGCATCCGCTCCGCCACCACCAAGGGCGTCGAGTCCTGGATCGCGGCCACTGCGCCGGATTGTATTTGCGTGCAGGAAGTCAAGGCCCAGGCCGCTGATATTGCCGGGCGCTTCGAAGTGCTCGCCGAACTGCGCGGACACTTCCATTTCGCCGAGAAGAAGGGCTACTCGGGCGTCGGCATCTACAGCCGGCACGAACCCAGCGATGTGGTCGTCGGCTTCGGCTCGCACGAGTTCGACGCCGAGGGCCGCTATGTCGAGGCGCGCTTCGACACGCCCGCGCGCAAGCTGTCGATCATCAGCTCCTACTTCCCCAGCGGCTCGTCGGGCGAGTTGCGCCAGAGCGCGAAATTCCGCTTCCTGGCCGAGATGCACACCCACCTGATGCGCATGAAGGGCGAACGCGAATTCGTGCTCTGCGGCGACATCAACATCGCGCACCAGAACAACGACCTGAAGAACTGGCGCAGCAACCAGAAGAACAGCGGCTTCACGCCCGAGGAACGCGCCTGGATGACGGCCCTGCTGCACACCACCGAGCCCACGGGCGGGCTGATCGACGTCTACCGCCACCTGTGCCCCGACACCACCGACGCGTGCTACACCTGGTGGAGCAACCGCGGCCAGGCCTATGCCAAGAACGTCGGCTGGCGCCTCGACTACCACCTGGCCACGCCCGCCACGGCGGCGCTGGCGCGCGCCGAGCACATCTACAAGGACGTGAAGTTCTCGGACCACGCGCCGATCACGGTGGATTACGAATTCACGCTTTGA
- a CDS encoding GTP pyrophosphokinase, producing MPSLDFKLEKKHFRQFYDQHLDALEEAKETFAALARSLLKQVPGLQLSKIEARVKDREECIHKFQSKYLLQLESAQQPYSIEEHVTDLIGLRIVCLYEDEVHRIKKVLSEHFEVIDTTDKSASLESTEGEFGYKGLHLDLRLGAARRGLPEYAAYADARVEVQIRTIIQDSWSVLDHQIKYKKSIPGSLKRRINTLAALFELADREFREIRDATAQELAEAESPNAYQELEAEEQPGSPPPHASAAASDKAHADSALAATAAAARGHQLDAFGFLRIANHFFNGFEFTPHKVDSFTQEINSFRPGLTRTGFNQSMRTHVSTVKDYKKHFEQQHAGDTMSPYEVIRHCMYLSDKRSFQHLLGADMRQAFERWLAAPQDTAPAH from the coding sequence ATGCCCTCCCTGGATTTCAAGCTTGAAAAAAAGCACTTCCGCCAGTTCTACGACCAGCACCTCGATGCGCTGGAGGAGGCCAAGGAGACTTTTGCGGCGCTCGCGCGCTCGCTGCTCAAGCAGGTGCCCGGGCTGCAGCTCTCGAAGATCGAGGCGCGCGTCAAGGACCGCGAGGAATGCATCCACAAGTTCCAGAGCAAATACCTGCTGCAGCTCGAAAGCGCGCAGCAGCCGTATTCCATCGAGGAGCATGTGACCGACCTGATCGGCCTGCGCATCGTGTGCCTCTACGAGGACGAAGTGCACCGCATCAAGAAGGTGCTGTCCGAGCATTTCGAGGTCATCGATACCACCGACAAGTCGGCGTCGCTGGAAAGCACCGAAGGCGAATTCGGCTACAAGGGCCTGCACCTGGACCTGCGCCTGGGCGCGGCGCGGCGCGGCCTGCCCGAATACGCGGCCTATGCCGACGCGCGCGTGGAGGTGCAGATCCGCACCATCATCCAGGATTCGTGGAGCGTGCTCGATCACCAGATCAAGTACAAGAAATCGATTCCCGGCAGCCTCAAGCGCCGCATCAACACGCTGGCCGCGCTGTTCGAGCTGGCGGACCGCGAGTTCCGCGAGATCCGCGATGCCACGGCCCAGGAACTGGCCGAGGCCGAAAGCCCGAACGCCTATCAGGAACTCGAAGCCGAGGAGCAGCCTGGCAGCCCGCCACCGCACGCGAGTGCCGCGGCCAGCGACAAGGCCCATGCCGACTCGGCGCTGGCGGCCACGGCCGCGGCCGCGCGCGGCCACCAGCTCGATGCCTTTGGCTTCCTGCGCATTGCCAACCATTTCTTCAACGGCTTCGAGTTCACGCCGCACAAGGTCGACAGCTTCACGCAGGAGATCAACAGCTTCCGCCCGGGCCTGACGCGCACCGGCTTCAACCAGAGCATGCGCACGCATGTCAGCACCGTCAAGGACTACAAGAAGCATTTCGAGCAGCAGCATGCGGGCGACACCATGAGCCCGTACGAGGTGATCCGGCACTGCATGTATCTCAGCGACAAGCGCAGCTTCCAGCACCTGCTGGGCGCCGACATGCGCCAGGCCTTCGAACGCTGGCTGGCGGCACCGCAAGACACGGCCCCCGCGCACTGA
- the gatC gene encoding Asp-tRNA(Asn)/Glu-tRNA(Gln) amidotransferase subunit GatC, translating to MALTSHDIGRIANLARLELSPAESERMLAQLNGFFGIVEKMQAVDTSGIAPLSHPVAAIEDVQLRLRDDIASEPNNREANQRNAPAVERGLFLVPKVIE from the coding sequence ATGGCACTGACCTCTCACGACATCGGGCGCATCGCCAATCTGGCGCGGCTTGAACTATCCCCCGCCGAAAGTGAGCGCATGCTTGCCCAGCTCAACGGCTTCTTCGGCATCGTCGAGAAGATGCAGGCCGTGGATACTTCGGGCATTGCGCCGCTGTCCCATCCCGTGGCGGCCATCGAGGACGTGCAATTGCGCCTGCGTGACGACATTGCCAGCGAACCCAACAACCGCGAAGCCAACCAGCGCAACGCGCCGGCCGTCGAGCGCGGCCTGTTCCTGGTTCCCAAAGTGATTGAGTAA
- the azu gene encoding azurin codes for MKKILATLALSACAAAPAFAADCATTVEANDMMQFNTKSITVPKECKNFTVTLKHTGKMPKTAMGHNLVVTTAADMQAVNADGMKAGAAADFVKKDDARVIAHTKVIGGGESTTVEFPVAKIKAGTDYSFFCSFPGHAGIMKGALKLGA; via the coding sequence ATGAAGAAAATTCTCGCTACCCTGGCTCTGTCCGCTTGCGCTGCTGCTCCCGCCTTTGCCGCCGACTGCGCCACCACCGTTGAAGCCAACGACATGATGCAGTTCAACACCAAGAGCATCACCGTGCCCAAGGAATGCAAGAACTTCACGGTCACGCTGAAGCACACCGGCAAGATGCCCAAGACCGCCATGGGCCACAACCTGGTCGTGACCACGGCCGCCGACATGCAGGCCGTCAACGCCGACGGCATGAAGGCCGGCGCTGCGGCCGACTTCGTGAAGAAGGACGACGCGCGCGTGATCGCCCACACCAAGGTCATCGGCGGCGGCGAAAGCACCACCGTGGAATTCCCCGTGGCCAAGATCAAGGCCGGCACCGACTACAGCTTCTTCTGCTCCTTCCCCGGCCACGCCGGCATCATGAAGGGCGCGCTGAAGCTGGGCGCCTGA
- a CDS encoding HPP family protein — protein MQSLTRLLGSWGPLAQRPSGGELLHSSLGAALGLALSGLLVWLGAADGLLFLFAPLGASAVLVFAVPNSPLAQPWPAIMGNTLSALWALLLLSALPHLPSPWPEAFAVGGAIAVMLLCRALHPPGGAMALLVALTAPKLVPLGWHLIATVFLLTLALVLAGVFYHRATRRSYPLRHAAPAQARQPSAGRLALSNADLTALLTRFDQSYNLSPEDLGELLAAAEEQAIQKRFAAVTCGEVMSARLLTATPADTLETVADLFHRHPVKSLPVLGAQGELRGLLLRSDLFDWLWEGHRRSRWRALLRPRLPVTTVERLMRAPELCVQEATPLGELLGALAQHTVPFIPVLRGTQLAGLITRTDVIRALLALR, from the coding sequence ATGCAATCTCTCACGCGACTCCTCGGCAGCTGGGGCCCTCTGGCCCAGCGCCCTTCCGGCGGCGAACTGCTGCACAGCTCGCTCGGCGCGGCACTGGGCCTGGCGCTGTCCGGGCTGCTGGTCTGGCTGGGCGCGGCCGACGGCCTGCTGTTCCTGTTTGCCCCGCTGGGCGCGAGCGCGGTGCTGGTGTTTGCGGTGCCCAACAGCCCGCTGGCCCAGCCCTGGCCGGCGATCATGGGCAATACGCTGTCGGCGCTCTGGGCGCTGCTGCTGCTGAGCGCCCTGCCCCATTTGCCCAGCCCCTGGCCCGAGGCGTTTGCCGTTGGCGGCGCGATTGCCGTGATGCTGCTGTGCCGCGCGCTGCATCCGCCGGGCGGCGCGATGGCGCTGCTGGTGGCGCTGACCGCGCCGAAGCTGGTGCCGCTGGGCTGGCACCTGATTGCCACGGTGTTCCTGTTGACGCTGGCCCTGGTGCTCGCGGGCGTGTTCTACCACCGCGCGACGCGCCGCAGCTACCCGCTGCGCCATGCCGCGCCGGCCCAGGCGCGCCAGCCCAGCGCCGGCCGGCTCGCGCTGAGCAACGCGGACCTGACGGCCCTGCTCACGCGCTTCGACCAGTCCTACAACCTCAGCCCCGAAGACCTGGGCGAACTGCTCGCGGCGGCCGAGGAACAGGCCATCCAGAAGCGCTTTGCCGCGGTGACCTGCGGCGAGGTCATGTCGGCCAGGCTGCTCACGGCCACGCCCGCGGACACGCTGGAAACCGTTGCCGACCTGTTCCACCGCCATCCGGTCAAGAGCCTGCCCGTGCTGGGCGCGCAGGGCGAGCTGCGCGGCCTGCTGCTGCGCTCGGACCTGTTCGACTGGCTTTGGGAAGGCCACCGCCGCAGCCGCTGGCGCGCGCTGCTGCGCCCGCGCCTGCCGGTGACCACGGTCGAGCGGCTGATGCGCGCGCCCGAGCTGTGCGTGCAGGAAGCCACGCCGCTGGGCGAACTGCTGGGCGCGCTGGCCCAGCACACCGTGCCCTTCATTCCGGTGCTGCGCGGCACGCAGCTCGCGGGCCTGATCACGCGCACCGATGTGATCCGCGCGCTGCTGGCGCTGCGCTAG